One Gordonia sp. SID5947 genomic region harbors:
- a CDS encoding nitroreductase: MQYDEVILGRRSIRGFTPDPVPRELIEEILTLAMRAPSSMNTQPWNFHVITGEPLDRIRAGNTERNLAGVPHSREFRTGAEKFTGTHRDRQVQVAKQLFGAMGIARDDAEMRMDWVLRGFRQFDAPVCVIVTYDRILDGSDDTPFDCGAVSTALVNAAWSRGLGAVINSQGIMQSPVVREHAGIPDDQVIMKSIALGWPDDAFPANAVVSERKSVEEAATFVGFGR; encoded by the coding sequence ATGCAGTACGACGAAGTGATCCTGGGGCGTCGCAGCATCCGCGGATTCACCCCCGACCCCGTCCCCCGGGAGCTGATCGAGGAAATCCTCACCCTCGCGATGCGGGCCCCGTCGTCGATGAACACGCAGCCCTGGAATTTCCACGTGATCACGGGAGAACCGCTGGATCGCATCCGGGCGGGAAACACCGAGCGCAACCTTGCCGGCGTACCCCACTCACGCGAGTTCCGGACGGGAGCGGAGAAGTTCACCGGCACGCATCGTGACCGTCAGGTCCAGGTCGCGAAACAACTGTTCGGCGCGATGGGCATCGCCCGCGACGACGCAGAGATGCGGATGGACTGGGTGCTGCGAGGATTCCGTCAGTTCGATGCCCCGGTGTGCGTGATCGTGACCTACGACCGCATCCTCGACGGCAGTGACGACACGCCGTTCGATTGTGGCGCGGTCTCCACCGCCCTGGTCAACGCGGCCTGGTCTCGCGGTCTGGGGGCGGTGATCAACAGTCAGGGCATCATGCAATCGCCGGTGGTGAGAGAACACGCCGGCATCCCCGACGACCAGGTGATCATGAAGAGCATCGCACTGGGCTGGCCGGACGACGCCTTCCCGGCCAATGCCGTGGTCTCCGAGCGCAAGTCGGTCGAGGAAGCCGCCACCTTTGTGGGGTTCGGACGGTAG
- a CDS encoding AMP-binding protein, which translates to MAAEAAPDRRGVPPYARGYDDHAGRIGRTITESDRHWPAEQRAPEGAPNVVVILLDDMGYSDIGPFGSEIETPNLDRLADAGVRLTNYHTTPVCSPARAALLTGLNPHRAGYGSVANSDPGFPGMRLEIADDVLTLPEILRGQGYATFGIGKWHLTRDALMNDAADKGTWPLQRGFDRFYGSNEGCNSFFHPNRLIMDNSPVVRDDYPDDYYLTDDLTDRAIEMITGLRASDSRKPFFLYFSHVAMHGPLGAKPDDLDRHRGRYAAGWDELRRSRHARQIAQGLFPPDMPLPPRDGGKAAFDVPAWDDLSAEERDLYARYMEVYAAMVDSVDQSVGRVMDTLEALGELDNTIIVFTSDNGGTTEGGVEGTRSYFSRFVHLDGIPSDWEADVARDPELIGGPRAMVHYPRGWGMVSNTPFRLYKGQTFAGGVRVPFLMSWPRGLRRDQDEDGIRTQYQYVTDVAPTILDLLGLSSPGERHGRPAQSVDGVSFRRVLGSPDADSTRFEQYAEFGGNRGYYRDGWKLVTQHRPGAPFDDSEWELYHLRSDPNELVDVSASEPARLADMAAAWERAAWENTVFPLNDRGRKENSVRRPDEDELTNPVRLLPRTPTLERYRAHQLIALRDFVADIDFTWFGDEGVLLSHGDQGGGYVIYVEDGRIHLGYNEYGRMHVVGASSELSTGRQLARLSAVAEPDFRWSLTLDVNGVVVAEIRSVAMLVGMAPFSGIDVGLSRGGPVYWELHQRRRSFAYTGALAHVTYVPGDRAPTIRRSSKPPNWLSQPQWTERENVNPTHPENPWRPLQWVQQVARHASQCPDAAALVFDTRTISWSELDDRTRRLATALAERGVQRGDRVLLVTTNRPEFVETLVAVHRLGAVLVPVNFRLAPAEIDHIAADSGAVAVVTDTAVRSVVEQTRVIEGGMPCLVIGGEGAQSYEGALESCAPDKGVGPDDLGELAFVMYTSGTTGKPKGAMLTYQNLMTQTMTAIGVLRLVEPDEVAAVTSPLFHIASIGHVIPSLVLGHTMVLVETGRFEPGSFLDLLAAHAVTSAFLVPTVWHRVCEEQAQRPRALALRSLAWGAEPARAATLDLMAATFPEASICSSFGQTEMSPITLVVTGAESRAKLGSVGRPVPLVEVRVVDDEMVDVAAGEVGEIVYRGPGVTVGYWNAPEATAAAFRGGWFHSGDLVRVDADGYFYVVDRLKDMIISGGENIYSAEVEQAVVAHPGVADAAVVGAPHERWGETPVAFVVPDDRSAPPDPADVIEFCAGRLASYKKPTEVLVVDELPRNASGKVVKPTLRGMVMARTDASSSDEPGGNR; encoded by the coding sequence ATGGCCGCAGAAGCCGCGCCCGACCGCAGAGGCGTGCCGCCTTATGCACGGGGCTACGACGATCACGCCGGCCGGATCGGCCGGACCATCACCGAGTCGGACCGGCACTGGCCGGCCGAGCAACGGGCGCCCGAGGGCGCCCCGAACGTGGTCGTGATCCTGCTCGACGACATGGGCTACAGCGACATCGGTCCGTTCGGTTCGGAGATCGAGACACCCAACCTGGATCGGCTGGCCGACGCCGGTGTGCGGTTGACGAACTACCACACCACGCCGGTCTGCTCGCCCGCTCGGGCCGCACTGCTCACCGGGCTCAATCCTCATCGCGCGGGCTACGGCTCGGTCGCCAACTCGGATCCGGGTTTCCCGGGAATGCGGTTGGAGATCGCCGACGATGTGCTGACACTCCCCGAGATCCTGCGTGGTCAGGGTTATGCCACGTTCGGGATCGGCAAGTGGCATCTGACGCGCGATGCCCTGATGAACGACGCGGCCGACAAGGGAACGTGGCCCCTGCAACGCGGATTCGATCGCTTCTACGGATCGAACGAGGGCTGCAACAGCTTCTTTCACCCCAACCGGCTGATCATGGACAACTCTCCGGTCGTCCGCGACGACTATCCGGACGACTACTACCTGACCGATGACCTCACCGACCGCGCGATCGAGATGATCACGGGATTGCGCGCGAGCGATTCCCGTAAGCCCTTCTTCCTGTACTTCTCCCATGTCGCGATGCACGGGCCGCTGGGTGCGAAACCGGACGATCTCGACCGCCACCGCGGCCGGTATGCGGCGGGATGGGACGAGCTGCGACGGTCGCGGCATGCCCGCCAGATCGCACAGGGTCTCTTTCCGCCGGACATGCCACTACCGCCGCGGGACGGCGGCAAAGCGGCGTTCGACGTACCGGCGTGGGACGACCTGAGTGCCGAAGAGCGGGATCTCTATGCCCGGTACATGGAGGTGTACGCGGCGATGGTCGACAGCGTCGACCAGTCGGTCGGCCGGGTCATGGACACCCTCGAGGCGCTCGGCGAGCTCGACAACACGATCATCGTATTCACCTCCGACAACGGTGGCACCACGGAAGGCGGGGTGGAGGGGACCCGTAGCTACTTCTCCCGCTTCGTCCATCTCGACGGCATCCCGAGTGACTGGGAAGCCGACGTGGCCCGCGACCCCGAACTGATCGGGGGCCCGCGTGCCATGGTCCACTACCCCCGCGGCTGGGGCATGGTGTCCAACACGCCCTTCCGTCTCTACAAGGGCCAGACCTTCGCCGGCGGGGTTCGTGTCCCCTTCCTGATGTCGTGGCCTCGCGGGCTCCGTCGTGATCAGGACGAGGACGGCATACGGACGCAGTACCAGTACGTCACCGACGTCGCGCCGACGATCCTGGATCTCCTCGGGCTGTCGTCGCCCGGCGAACGCCACGGCCGCCCCGCACAATCGGTCGACGGAGTGAGCTTTCGTCGCGTCCTCGGTTCTCCGGATGCCGACAGCACACGGTTCGAGCAGTATGCGGAGTTCGGTGGCAACCGCGGCTACTACCGGGACGGCTGGAAGCTGGTCACCCAGCACCGCCCCGGCGCCCCGTTCGATGATTCCGAGTGGGAGCTCTACCACCTGCGATCCGACCCGAACGAGCTCGTCGACGTCTCCGCGAGCGAGCCGGCCAGGCTCGCGGACATGGCGGCCGCATGGGAGCGCGCGGCATGGGAGAACACCGTGTTCCCGCTCAACGACCGTGGCCGCAAGGAGAATTCGGTTCGCCGGCCGGACGAGGACGAGCTGACGAACCCGGTTCGCCTGCTGCCGCGGACGCCGACGCTGGAGCGGTATCGGGCCCACCAGCTGATCGCGCTTCGGGACTTCGTCGCGGACATCGACTTCACCTGGTTCGGCGACGAGGGCGTGTTGCTCTCACACGGGGACCAGGGCGGCGGATACGTGATCTACGTCGAGGACGGCCGAATCCACCTGGGCTACAACGAGTACGGGCGGATGCACGTGGTGGGGGCATCGAGTGAGCTGAGCACGGGAAGGCAACTGGCGCGTCTGAGCGCTGTCGCCGAGCCCGACTTCCGATGGTCACTGACCCTGGACGTGAACGGCGTGGTGGTCGCCGAGATCCGATCCGTCGCGATGCTCGTGGGCATGGCGCCGTTCAGCGGCATCGACGTCGGCCTCAGTCGGGGCGGGCCGGTGTACTGGGAACTCCACCAACGCCGTCGCAGCTTTGCCTACACGGGCGCCCTTGCGCACGTCACCTATGTTCCGGGCGATCGTGCCCCTACGATCCGGCGCTCGTCGAAGCCGCCGAACTGGCTGTCGCAGCCGCAATGGACTGAGAGAGAGAACGTGAACCCCACCCATCCCGAGAATCCTTGGCGGCCACTGCAATGGGTACAGCAGGTGGCGCGACACGCATCGCAGTGTCCCGACGCCGCGGCACTCGTGTTCGACACCCGGACGATCAGCTGGTCGGAACTCGACGACCGTACCCGCCGCCTGGCCACCGCTCTCGCCGAGCGTGGCGTGCAGCGCGGTGATCGGGTCCTGCTCGTCACGACCAATCGGCCCGAGTTCGTCGAGACGCTGGTCGCCGTACACAGGCTCGGTGCCGTCCTGGTGCCGGTGAACTTCAGGCTGGCCCCCGCCGAGATCGATCACATCGCCGCGGACTCCGGGGCGGTCGCCGTCGTCACCGATACAGCGGTGCGCTCGGTTGTCGAACAGACCCGCGTGATCGAGGGCGGTATGCCGTGTCTGGTGATCGGCGGAGAGGGAGCGCAGAGCTATGAGGGCGCCCTCGAGTCCTGCGCGCCGGACAAAGGTGTCGGCCCCGACGATCTGGGTGAGTTGGCGTTCGTGATGTACACGTCGGGCACCACCGGCAAGCCCAAGGGGGCGATGCTCACCTACCAGAACCTGATGACCCAGACGATGACCGCGATCGGTGTGCTGCGTCTGGTCGAGCCGGACGAGGTCGCCGCCGTGACGTCTCCGCTCTTCCACATAGCGTCGATCGGACACGTCATCCCGAGCCTCGTGCTGGGCCACACGATGGTCCTCGTCGAGACCGGACGGTTCGAACCGGGCAGCTTTCTCGACCTGCTGGCCGCCCATGCGGTGACGTCGGCCTTCCTGGTGCCGACCGTCTGGCATCGGGTATGCGAGGAGCAGGCGCAGCGACCACGTGCGCTCGCGCTCCGCAGCCTGGCATGGGGTGCGGAACCGGCGCGCGCGGCCACCCTCGACCTGATGGCCGCGACCTTCCCCGAGGCGTCGATCTGCTCATCGTTCGGTCAGACCGAGATGTCGCCGATCACCCTGGTGGTGACCGGTGCGGAATCCCGGGCGAAGCTCGGCTCGGTCGGCAGGCCGGTGCCGCTGGTCGAGGTCCGGGTCGTCGACGATGAGATGGTCGACGTCGCCGCGGGAGAGGTCGGCGAGATCGTCTACCGCGGACCGGGTGTCACCGTCGGTTACTGGAATGCGCCGGAGGCGACGGCCGCCGCATTTCGGGGTGGCTGGTTCCACTCCGGCGACCTGGTCCGCGTGGATGCGGACGGCTACTTCTACGTGGTCGACCGCCTCAAGGACATGATCATCTCGGGTGGCGAGAACATCTACAGCGCCGAGGTGGAACAGGCCGTGGTCGCCCACCCCGGTGTCGCCGATGCTGCCGTCGTCGGCGCGCCGCACGAGCGTTGGGGCGAGACCCCGGTGGCCTTCGTGGTGCCCGACGATCGCTCGGCACCGCCCGATCCCGCCGACGTGATCGAGTTCTGTGCGGGCAGGCTGGCCAGCTACAAGAAGCCGACGGAGGTGCTCGTGGTGGACGAGTTGCCGCGCAACGCTTCCGGCAAGGTGGTCAAACCGACATTGCGGGGAATGGTGATGGCCCGCACCGACGCATCATCGTCCGACGAGCCAGGAGGCAATCGATGA
- a CDS encoding PIG-L family deacetylase, giving the protein MSTIVFVHAHPDDEGTGTAGSMIRASREGHRVVVVYCTDGDPVERSEGSIASDVPDDLAPGETVASRRRGEAEASAAITGTARVAWLGYGDSGMTGWAQNHTDGVFARADVSEAARRLADLFDEEGADVVVGYDWHGGYGHPDHIMLHKTTVAAVELAAQRPRYLEVTMNRDLMRQMFVLTTEMGMEGFDPDTAGDDGNPIGTAEAELHWAVDLGDDVMTKREALACHASQTDVKQLLEIPVEMFPFAFGTEHYMEPGRPAGMVRGWWLDEPPTD; this is encoded by the coding sequence ATGAGCACAATCGTCTTCGTCCACGCCCACCCCGACGACGAGGGAACCGGCACCGCGGGCAGCATGATCCGAGCGTCGCGAGAGGGTCACCGCGTGGTCGTCGTCTACTGCACCGACGGCGATCCGGTCGAGCGCAGCGAGGGGAGTATCGCCAGTGACGTGCCCGACGACCTGGCGCCCGGCGAGACGGTGGCGAGTCGTCGGCGCGGCGAGGCGGAGGCATCCGCGGCCATCACCGGTACCGCACGGGTGGCGTGGCTCGGCTACGGAGACTCGGGGATGACCGGCTGGGCGCAGAACCACACCGACGGGGTCTTCGCCCGAGCGGACGTCAGCGAGGCGGCGCGGCGGCTGGCCGACCTGTTCGACGAAGAAGGCGCCGACGTCGTCGTCGGCTATGACTGGCACGGTGGCTACGGCCATCCCGATCACATCATGTTGCACAAGACGACCGTCGCCGCAGTGGAACTCGCGGCACAGCGGCCGCGCTACCTCGAGGTCACGATGAACCGGGACCTCATGCGCCAGATGTTCGTGCTCACCACCGAGATGGGCATGGAGGGATTCGACCCGGACACCGCGGGCGACGACGGGAACCCGATCGGCACGGCCGAGGCCGAACTGCACTGGGCGGTCGACCTCGGCGACGACGTGATGACCAAACGCGAGGCGCTCGCATGCCACGCCAGTCAGACCGACGTCAAGCAACTCCTCGAGATACCGGTGGAGATGTTCCCGTTCGCCTTCGGCACCGAGCACTACATGGAGCCCGGCCGGCCGGCCGGGATGGTGCGCGGTTGGTGGCTCGACGAGCCGCCGACGGACTAG
- a CDS encoding CoA transferase has product MSTAATGAAGGVATGALSGIRVLELGTLIAGPYCGRLLGDMGADVIKIEAPDRPDPLRDWGQGGQKLFWRVHARNKRCISVDLRTDPGREIFLDLVRTADVVVESFRPGTLERWGIDYGVLSELNPRLILVRVSGYGQTGPYAARPGYASVAEGISGLRHLNGFPGEAPPRIALSLGDSLGGMFAFQGALAALYARERTGRGQVVDAALSEASLAIQESTVPDYHKTGHVRQASGTRLERVAPSNIYKSKDGRWVIIAANQDTLWMRLAAAMGRPELGTDPRYADHNARGDHQDELDEMIAAWAADHLADDLVAILNDFQVVTGPVNTVAEVMVDPQFRARELFVDHDDPSLGPDDEGYDPEPVKGVGVVPKLSDTAGGIRFGGASRPGAHTDEVLGEVLGYDAETLVRLHEAGTIA; this is encoded by the coding sequence ATGAGCACCGCAGCCACAGGAGCAGCCGGCGGTGTGGCGACCGGTGCGCTGTCCGGGATTCGGGTCCTCGAACTCGGAACACTGATCGCGGGACCCTATTGCGGACGACTCCTGGGTGACATGGGAGCCGACGTCATCAAGATCGAAGCGCCGGATCGGCCGGATCCATTGCGCGACTGGGGCCAAGGCGGTCAGAAGCTGTTCTGGCGGGTGCACGCTCGTAACAAGCGGTGCATCAGTGTGGATCTGCGGACCGACCCCGGCCGGGAGATCTTTCTCGACCTGGTACGCACCGCCGATGTCGTCGTCGAGAGCTTCCGCCCCGGAACGCTCGAGAGGTGGGGAATCGACTACGGCGTCCTGAGCGAGCTGAATCCTCGCCTGATCCTGGTCCGGGTGTCGGGTTACGGGCAGACCGGTCCCTACGCAGCGCGTCCGGGCTATGCCTCGGTCGCCGAGGGGATCAGCGGACTGCGTCACCTCAACGGGTTCCCCGGCGAGGCTCCGCCCCGAATCGCGTTGTCACTCGGCGACAGTCTCGGCGGCATGTTCGCGTTCCAAGGCGCGCTCGCCGCGCTGTACGCCCGCGAGCGGACCGGTCGCGGTCAGGTCGTCGACGCCGCGCTGAGTGAGGCGTCGCTGGCGATCCAGGAGTCGACGGTGCCGGATTATCACAAGACCGGCCATGTCCGGCAGGCTTCCGGCACCCGGCTCGAACGCGTTGCGCCGTCCAACATCTACAAGTCGAAGGACGGCCGGTGGGTGATCATCGCCGCGAACCAGGACACTCTCTGGATGCGGCTGGCCGCGGCGATGGGCCGCCCCGAACTGGGCACCGATCCGCGCTACGCCGATCACAACGCGCGCGGTGACCATCAGGACGAGCTCGACGAGATGATCGCCGCGTGGGCCGCCGACCACCTCGCCGACGACCTCGTCGCGATCCTCAACGACTTCCAGGTCGTCACGGGGCCGGTGAACACGGTCGCCGAGGTGATGGTCGACCCGCAGTTCCGTGCTCGGGAACTGTTCGTCGATCACGACGACCCGTCGCTCGGACCTGATGACGAAGGCTACGACCCAGAGCCGGTCAAGGGGGTCGGGGTGGTCCCCAAGCTCAGTGACACCGCCGGCGGCATTCGTTTCGGCGGCGCGAGCCGACCCGGCGCCCACACCGACGAGGTGCTCGGCGAGGTCCTCGGCTACGACGCGGAGACGCTTGTCCGTCTACACGAGGCCGGGACGATCGCGTGA
- a CDS encoding ABC transporter ATP-binding protein → MARALAPRPRLIVADEAVSALDVSTQAQIVNLFADLQQEMGVAYLFIAHDLGVVRHLSNRTAVLYQGDLVEWGDAREVHDHAEHAYTRRLVAAAPVPDPARQRVKREARRAARR, encoded by the coding sequence ATCGCCCGGGCCCTCGCTCCGCGGCCCCGTCTGATCGTGGCCGACGAGGCGGTCAGCGCGTTGGATGTGTCGACTCAGGCGCAGATCGTGAACCTCTTCGCCGACCTGCAACAGGAGATGGGTGTCGCCTATCTGTTCATCGCGCACGACCTGGGTGTGGTGCGTCATCTGAGCAACCGCACCGCGGTCCTGTACCAGGGTGATCTCGTCGAGTGGGGTGATGCCCGCGAGGTGCACGATCATGCGGAGCATGCGTACACCCGACGCCTGGTCGCGGCGGCACCTGTTCCGGATCCCGCCCGGCAGCGGGTCAAGAGAGAGGCCCGCAGGGCCGCGAGGCGGTGA
- a CDS encoding LuxR C-terminal-related transcriptional regulator: protein MSAAPGSDTLRAADDLLPGHLVAVIAPAGAGKTTYLATIADSMRTRGLDAVTLDAFISGPSSVLEALAGDTDVVCIDDAHVLAPSDELDAAVVRRIGEGRWTVLAGRDQVPVSWRRWSGRGQAVEVGFADLLLDPAQLAALVEAAGIPVDDVDELHRLTAGWAAPALLCVEERRRTGSDDWSTTDAVRYVRSEVVEALPDQLRRLLDRLAFLPSLDDEVARVALESRHAATLLDDAASRQLMLLRTPGSPPTFHLPPVAAAALRADPQGPDAEELRAIRHSVSLLYERRGEWDDAVALMLEATPEHAVRQLSRMLGALEPLGRTSNTLTWFRRLPRDLRAQPSGVLGLALALIQAGYVSEAEELLERSTPRSWKRRDEFAEFLVVRAIAYRVRFRHTEAIDAAQNALDVIAEGLMCSASRTNFLRLIAEEQIKEVRAWQGDLDPVQDMFGARNDEAPHGYRDVSLVHAMGITAVVLCEAGRFAQGAERAQSTLNVAARRGLDDSHLTTEAHLALGLVASEHGDLVEARDHFQRARDLAETALFPTTRVRIDLALAEVLGRLGDRQAAQEQLDSVVEATWDTGDPVLQSRVLATSAVMQALTRDATQLAKTSQRLRGVQAPGMAVRERLRCALVLGSTADLSAIAADLDAVHTAATDVAAALCRAHACRDKDPQAATEYVLHALRLAEKEEMWHTVLDFATGLESIVARAAEATDPTAGPTPRFTRRVISHLSRMAEQNQVLLSSRELELARYLDSRLTNGQLAEQLFISENTVKTHLRHIYQKLGVEQRDQAVRKLEELGIILDR from the coding sequence GTGAGCGCCGCTCCAGGATCCGACACGCTGCGTGCTGCCGACGATCTGCTGCCCGGCCATCTGGTGGCCGTCATCGCGCCCGCCGGGGCCGGCAAGACGACGTACCTCGCCACGATCGCCGATTCGATGCGCACACGTGGTCTCGATGCGGTGACCCTCGACGCGTTCATCAGCGGGCCGAGCAGTGTCCTCGAGGCGCTGGCCGGCGACACCGACGTGGTGTGCATCGATGACGCCCATGTCCTCGCACCCTCGGACGAACTGGACGCGGCGGTGGTCCGCCGCATCGGCGAGGGTCGGTGGACCGTGCTGGCCGGGCGCGACCAGGTGCCGGTCTCCTGGCGACGGTGGTCGGGCCGCGGTCAGGCCGTGGAGGTCGGATTCGCCGATCTGCTGCTCGATCCCGCGCAACTGGCCGCGCTGGTCGAAGCTGCCGGGATACCGGTCGACGACGTCGACGAACTGCACCGGCTCACCGCCGGCTGGGCCGCACCGGCCCTGCTGTGCGTGGAGGAGCGACGCCGCACCGGCAGCGACGACTGGTCGACCACGGACGCGGTGCGCTACGTGCGCAGCGAGGTGGTCGAGGCGCTGCCCGATCAGCTCCGCCGACTGCTCGATCGACTGGCCTTTCTGCCGTCGCTCGATGACGAGGTCGCGCGGGTCGCCCTCGAGTCGCGGCACGCGGCGACACTGCTCGACGATGCCGCGAGTCGCCAGTTGATGCTGTTGCGCACCCCCGGGTCCCCGCCGACGTTCCACCTGCCGCCGGTGGCCGCCGCCGCGCTGCGCGCGGACCCCCAGGGTCCAGATGCCGAGGAGCTGCGCGCGATCCGGCATTCGGTCTCGTTGCTGTACGAGCGGCGCGGCGAGTGGGATGATGCCGTGGCCCTGATGCTGGAGGCCACTCCGGAGCACGCGGTCAGGCAGCTGAGTCGCATGCTGGGCGCTCTGGAACCGTTGGGACGCACCAGCAACACTCTGACATGGTTCCGTCGGCTACCCCGCGATCTCCGTGCCCAGCCGTCGGGCGTGCTGGGACTGGCGCTGGCGCTGATCCAAGCCGGATACGTCTCGGAGGCCGAGGAACTGCTCGAGCGGTCCACCCCTCGATCCTGGAAGCGGCGTGACGAATTCGCGGAATTCCTTGTCGTACGCGCGATCGCCTACCGGGTGAGGTTCCGCCACACCGAAGCGATCGACGCCGCACAGAACGCGCTCGACGTGATCGCCGAGGGATTGATGTGCTCGGCGAGCCGCACGAACTTCTTGCGTCTGATCGCCGAAGAACAGATCAAAGAGGTCCGCGCCTGGCAGGGCGATCTCGATCCGGTCCAGGACATGTTCGGCGCTCGAAACGACGAAGCGCCACACGGCTATCGGGACGTGTCGCTCGTTCACGCCATGGGGATCACCGCCGTCGTGCTCTGCGAGGCAGGTAGGTTCGCGCAGGGTGCCGAGCGCGCACAGTCGACGCTCAATGTCGCGGCGCGGCGCGGTCTCGACGACTCGCACCTGACCACCGAGGCGCACCTGGCCCTCGGCCTGGTCGCCTCCGAACACGGTGATCTGGTCGAGGCCCGCGACCATTTCCAGCGCGCCCGAGACCTTGCCGAGACGGCACTGTTCCCGACCACCAGGGTGCGCATCGATCTTGCTCTGGCGGAGGTCCTCGGTCGGCTCGGCGACCGACAGGCGGCTCAGGAACAACTCGACAGCGTGGTCGAGGCCACGTGGGATACCGGAGACCCGGTGCTCCAGAGCCGGGTACTCGCGACGTCGGCCGTCATGCAGGCGCTGACCCGGGACGCCACCCAGCTCGCCAAGACGAGCCAGCGGCTACGTGGAGTCCAGGCCCCCGGGATGGCGGTCCGCGAACGGCTGCGCTGCGCGTTGGTCCTGGGCTCGACGGCCGATCTCTCAGCCATCGCCGCCGACCTCGACGCGGTCCATACCGCCGCCACCGACGTCGCCGCCGCCCTGTGCCGTGCACATGCGTGCCGCGACAAGGATCCGCAGGCCGCGACCGAGTACGTCCTCCATGCGTTGCGGCTCGCCGAGAAGGAGGAGATGTGGCACACCGTGCTGGACTTCGCGACCGGCCTCGAGTCGATCGTCGCGCGCGCCGCCGAGGCGACGGATCCGACGGCCGGTCCGACCCCGCGATTCACGCGCCGGGTGATCTCGCACCTGTCCCGTATGGCCGAGCAGAACCAGGTCCTCCTGAGCTCGCGGGAACTCGAGCTCGCGCGCTACCTCGACAGTCGGCTGACCAACGGCCAACTCGCCGAACAGCTTTTCATCTCGGAGAACACCGTCAAGACACACCTGCGGCACATCTACCAGAAGCTCGGCGTGGAGCAGCGCGACCAGGCGGTGCGCAAGCTCGAGGAACTCGGCATCATCCTCGACCGGTGA
- a CDS encoding ATP-binding cassette domain-containing protein, which translates to MSPRASGQTATSSVDRTPLLVVDDVHISYPGRRRLFRPTPPTEVIKGVSFDVGVGETVGLVGESGSGKSTIGKAVLGLLPVTSGSITFDGRPMPTDRQATKWYRHNVQAVFQDPVSSLNPTMTIGATIAEPIRRLLGATDRREITSQVHDLLDAVGLPARQAHSYPSELSGDSDSGSRSPGPSLRGPV; encoded by the coding sequence ATGAGCCCCCGGGCCTCTGGACAGACCGCGACATCGAGCGTGGACCGCACTCCGCTCTTGGTGGTCGACGACGTCCACATCTCCTACCCCGGCCGGCGCCGGCTGTTCCGCCCGACCCCACCCACCGAGGTGATCAAAGGCGTCAGTTTCGACGTGGGTGTAGGGGAGACGGTCGGATTGGTCGGCGAGTCGGGATCGGGAAAGAGCACGATCGGCAAGGCCGTCCTGGGGCTGCTGCCGGTCACCTCGGGATCGATCACCTTCGACGGCCGGCCGATGCCGACTGATCGGCAGGCGACGAAGTGGTACCGCCACAACGTGCAGGCCGTGTTCCAGGATCCCGTGAGCTCGCTCAACCCGACCATGACGATCGGCGCCACGATCGCGGAGCCGATACGCCGGCTCCTCGGCGCGACCGATCGGCGGGAGATCACCTCTCAGGTCCACGATCTCCTCGATGCGGTGGGACTACCTGCGCGACAGGCTCATTCCTACCCGAGCGAACTGTCGGGGGACAGCGACAGCGGGTCGCGATCGCCCGGGCCCTCGCTCCGCGGCCCCGTCTGA